One genomic window of Gossypium hirsutum isolate 1008001.06 chromosome D11, Gossypium_hirsutum_v2.1, whole genome shotgun sequence includes the following:
- the LOC107904615 gene encoding heat stress transcription factor B-2a-like (The RefSeq protein has 1 substitution compared to this genomic sequence) gives MAPPPVEQNGDATTGTAESQRSIPTPFLTKTYQLVDDHTIDDVISWNDDGSTFIVWNPTVFARDLLPKYFKHNNFSSFVRQLNTYGFRKVVPDRWEFSNDYFRRGEKRLLCEIQRRKISSPTAAAVTVAPVTVAAIPMAKPIISPSNSGDEQSPVISSASSPSRLNQAGTVMAELMKENEKLRKENVQLNKQLSEMKSLCNNIFSLMSNYASSQSENISPVHKPLDFLPAKRLSWGESVEEETSPRLFGVPIGGAAKRAREEGEGVGTEAATAADETQLQLQQPGGSEIIKLEPLDCQNRGRDDDRGIQDAPWLRQVHRANQRVCN, from the exons ATGGCTCCGCCGCCGGTGGAGCAAAACGGAGATGCAACGACGGGAACGGCGGAATCACAAAGGTCTATTCCGACACCGTTCTTGACTAAAACGTATCAATTGGTTGATGATCACACGATTGACGACGTGATTTCGTGGAACGACGACGGATCTACTTTTATCGTTTGGAATCCCACGGTGTTCGCTCGTGATTTGCTTCCTAAATATTTCAAGCATAACAATTTCTCTAGTTTTGTTCGTCAACTCAATACTTAT GGATTTAGAAAAGTGGTGCCCGATCGATGGGAATTCTCTAACGATTATTTTCGACGAGGTGAAAAGCGACTTTTGTGCGAAATCCAGCGACGGAAGATCTCGTCGCCAACAGCAGCAGCTGTTACGGTGGCTCCGGTGACGGTTGCGGCTATTCCAATGGCGAAGCCTATTATATCACCGTCGAATTCTGGAGACGAGCAATCTCCAGTCATTTCATCGGCCTCATCGCCTTCAAGGCTGAACCAAGCAGGAACCGTTATGGCCGAGCTCATGAAAGAAAACGAAAAATTGAGGAAAGAGAACGTGCAgcttaacaaacaattatcagaGATGAAGAGCTTGTGCAATAATATATTCAGTTTGATGTCGAATTACGCAAGTTCTCAGTCGGAGAACATTTCTCCCGTGCACAAACCGCTAGATTTCTTGCCGGCGAAGCGGTTATCATGGGGAGAATCAGTCAAAGAAGAAACGAGTCCGAGGTTATTCGGCGTTCCAATAGGAGGAGCGGCAAAGCGGGCCAGGGAAGAAGGAGAAGGCGTAGGGACGGAAGCGGCGACGGCAGCAGACGAAACGCAATTACAACTGCAACAGCCCGGTGGAAGTGAGATTATTAAATTAGAGCCGTTGGATTGCCAGAACCGAGGGCGCGATGATGATCGTGGGATCCAAGACGCGCCGTGGCTTCGGCAGGTGCACCGAGCGAATCAAAGGGTTTgtaattga